In Hydractinia symbiolongicarpus strain clone_291-10 chromosome 13, HSymV2.1, whole genome shotgun sequence, a single genomic region encodes these proteins:
- the LOC130623389 gene encoding uncharacterized protein LOC130623389, whose protein sequence is VVALLQRNTFYYALLRATTLYYRLLQATTGYYTLLQRNTFYYALLHATTLYYKLLQATTLYYREIRFTTEKYILLRSTTRYYALLHATTLYYREIRFTTEKYILLRSTTRYYTLLQATTGYYTLLQRNTLYYREIHSTTLYYTLLCSTTRYYTLLQRNTLHYREIHSTTLYYTLLHLCFMENSTSLSPQGLGTYIEQKKMPSKISGKCELCITKDALYRCPQCYVKYCSLGCYKPHKEKCSPKQPSQVSTPQITSNMSMPQLHLQLSEEEEGTDRVRSEVLARLGESKELKTKLSNDYLKDMLKDIVASHEPSNLIEKCMQIPIFNEFVDECLNVVEPSKDVLIT, encoded by the exons gtagtagctttactacagagaaatacattctactacgctctactacgcgctactacactctactacaggctactacaggctactacaggctactacactctactacagagaaatacattctactacgctctactacacgctactacactctactacaagctactacaggctactacactctactacagagaaatacgctttactacagagaaatacattctactacgctctactacacgctactacgctctactacacgctactacactctactacagagaaatacgctttactacagagaaatacattctactacgctctactacacgctactacactctactacaagctactacaggctactacactctactacagagaaatacgctttactacagagaaatacattctactacgctctactacacgctactatgctctactacacgctactacactctactacagagaaatacgcttcactacagagaaatacattctactacgctctactacacgctactacacttgtgctttatggagaatagcacatcattatctccacaaggcttgggaacgtacatag AGCAAAAAAAGATGCCGAGTAAAATTTCAGGAAAGTGTGAACTCTGTATCACCAAAGATGCTTTGTATAGATGTCCACAGTGTTATGTCAAATA ttgctCATTGGGATGTTATAAACCACACAAAG AGAAATGTTCACCGAAACAGCCTTCACAAGTTTCGACACCACAAATAACATCAAATATGTCAATGCCACAGCTTCACTTGCAGTTGAGTGAAGAAGAGGAAGGGACAGATCGAGTCAGAAGTGAAGTATTAGCACGTTTAG GTGAATcgaaagaattaaaaacaaaattatcaaaCGATTATCTGAAAGATATGCTAAAAGACATTGTAGCTTCTCATGAACCGTCGAATTTAATAGAAAAGTGTATGCAGATTCCAATATTCAATGAATTTGTGGATGAATGCCTGAATGTTGTCGAACCGTCAAAAGATGTTTTGATCACGTAA